One part of the Streptosporangiales bacterium genome encodes these proteins:
- a CDS encoding FAD-dependent oxidoreductase, whose product MAEPFDVAIIGAGVVGTAVACELAGTGLQVVLLDAGADVGTGTSRAASGILHTGFDATPGTLEARLVARGHHLLAAHATRTGIPVERCGALLVAWTADEFASLASVRDTAERNGYRGCEIVGAAEVYLREPQLGPGARGGMWVPDEAVVCGWTTTLAYATEAVQRGVELRLRHEVQAVRVEPADTALLTNHGTVRARWVVNAAGLGADTVDRMLGHRRLAVTTRRGEVLVFDRLARPLVNHIVRPVPAASDQVPVSPTVYGTVLLGPTSGDVAERTTPETTERGIGQLLAAGRRLMPGLVAEEVTASYAGLHAATDRRDYVVAVDADQRYLLLGGFGSTGLTASMALAEHTRQLLADAGLRVGRRASHPAPPRLPNLGETGPRPYQQADHIAADPDYGRIVCYCERVSHGEIRDALQAAIPPTDLGGLRRRTRAMAGSCQGSYCGAELATLFNTARRGEK is encoded by the coding sequence GTGGCTGAGCCCTTCGACGTCGCCATCATCGGTGCCGGCGTCGTCGGCACCGCCGTCGCATGCGAGCTCGCCGGCACGGGGCTGCAGGTCGTGCTGCTCGACGCCGGCGCCGACGTGGGCACCGGCACCAGCAGGGCCGCCAGCGGCATCCTGCACACCGGCTTCGACGCGACGCCGGGCACGCTCGAGGCACGACTGGTCGCCCGCGGACACCACCTGCTCGCCGCGCACGCCACCCGTACGGGCATCCCGGTCGAGCGGTGCGGTGCGTTGCTGGTCGCCTGGACGGCCGACGAGTTCGCCTCGCTTGCCAGTGTACGCGACACCGCGGAACGCAACGGCTACCGGGGATGCGAGATCGTCGGCGCCGCCGAGGTCTACCTGCGCGAGCCACAGCTCGGCCCCGGCGCGCGCGGCGGTATGTGGGTGCCGGACGAGGCCGTCGTCTGCGGCTGGACGACCACGCTCGCGTACGCGACCGAGGCGGTGCAGCGCGGCGTCGAGCTGCGGCTGCGGCACGAGGTGCAGGCGGTGCGGGTCGAGCCGGCGGACACAGCGCTGCTGACCAACCACGGCACGGTCCGGGCGCGGTGGGTGGTGAACGCCGCCGGCCTCGGCGCCGACACCGTGGACCGGATGCTCGGCCACCGCAGGTTAGCTGTCACCACACGGCGTGGCGAGGTGCTGGTCTTCGACCGGCTCGCCCGGCCGTTGGTGAACCACATCGTGCGACCGGTGCCGGCCGCGAGCGACCAGGTGCCGGTCAGCCCCACGGTCTACGGCACCGTACTGCTCGGCCCGACGTCCGGCGACGTGGCGGAGCGGACCACACCGGAGACGACCGAGCGCGGCATCGGGCAGCTGCTCGCCGCGGGCCGCCGGTTGATGCCCGGCCTGGTCGCCGAGGAGGTCACCGCGAGCTACGCCGGTCTGCACGCGGCGACCGACAGGCGTGACTACGTCGTGGCGGTCGACGCCGACCAGCGCTACCTGCTGCTCGGCGGGTTCGGCTCGACCGGCCTGACCGCGTCGATGGCACTGGCCGAGCACACCAGGCAGCTGCTGGCCGACGCGGGGCTGCGGGTCGGCCGGCGCGCGAGCCACCCGGCACCGCCGCGGCTGCCGAACCTCGGCGAGACCGGCCCGCGCCCGTACCAGCAGGCCGACCACATCGCCGCCGACCCCGACTACGGCCGGATCGTGTGCTACTGCGAGCGGGTGAGCCACGGCGAGATCCGCGACGCCCTGCAGGCGGCGATACCGCCGACCGACCTCGGCGGGCTGCGGCGCCGCACCCGGGCGATGGCCGGCAGCTGCCAGGGCAGCTACTGCGGCGCGGAGCTGGCGACCCTGTTCAACACGGCCAGGCGGGGCGAGAAGTGA
- a CDS encoding NAD(P)-binding protein, which yields MTGETTLNPAVAVVGAGPGGLTAARELAASRSGQVLVLERNGQPGGAPHYSHQLGYGLRDLGRLLSGPGYARQLAAAAHRAGAAIRTDATVTGWVGERTLQVTTPQGLLHVQAQAVVLATGARERPRPARLVPGTRPAGVYTTGQLQRLVHAYRRFVGRHAVVVGADPVSWSAVLTLREAGAHTVLMTTEQQHLPAYSVAGRVLLRTPVAPGTRVVRILGERTVEGVEVEDAAGGRRIVDCDCVVFTGDWVPEHELARSARLELAAGSRSPSVDGALRTSRPGVFGAGDLLHPVATAGFAALDGRHVARSVLAWLDGNAGPRESVRLVAEAPLRWVTPTAVRPGDPPPPRGQLLAWTDEFRARPTVVVRQGDAELTSRRLPRPAWPGRAVRVPAALLRAADPTAGEVRISLR from the coding sequence GTGACCGGCGAGACCACGCTCAACCCAGCGGTGGCCGTCGTCGGCGCCGGCCCCGGCGGTCTCACCGCGGCCAGGGAGCTCGCTGCCAGCCGGTCCGGGCAGGTGCTCGTGCTCGAGCGCAACGGTCAGCCAGGCGGGGCACCGCACTACAGCCACCAGCTCGGCTACGGCCTGCGCGACCTCGGCCGGCTGCTCTCCGGCCCCGGCTACGCGCGGCAGCTGGCCGCCGCCGCCCACCGGGCGGGTGCGGCGATCCGTACCGACGCGACGGTCACCGGCTGGGTCGGCGAGCGCACCCTGCAGGTCACCACGCCGCAGGGGCTGCTGCACGTGCAGGCGCAGGCCGTGGTGCTCGCCACCGGCGCGCGGGAACGGCCGCGGCCCGCGCGGCTGGTGCCGGGCACCCGGCCGGCCGGCGTGTACACGACCGGGCAGCTGCAGCGCTTGGTGCATGCGTACCGCAGGTTCGTCGGCAGGCACGCGGTGGTCGTCGGCGCCGATCCGGTCAGCTGGTCGGCAGTGCTGACGCTGCGCGAGGCCGGCGCGCACACCGTCCTCATGACCACCGAGCAGCAGCACTTGCCCGCCTACTCGGTCGCCGGCCGGGTGCTGCTGCGGACACCGGTCGCGCCTGGCACCCGGGTGGTGCGGATCCTCGGCGAGCGCACCGTCGAGGGCGTCGAGGTCGAGGACGCCGCCGGCGGCCGCCGCATCGTCGACTGCGACTGCGTGGTCTTCACCGGGGACTGGGTGCCGGAACACGAGCTGGCCAGGTCGGCGCGACTCGAGCTGGCCGCAGGCTCCCGCTCCCCGAGCGTCGACGGCGCACTGCGTACGAGCAGGCCCGGCGTCTTCGGTGCGGGCGACCTGCTGCACCCGGTCGCCACCGCCGGCTTCGCCGCGCTCGACGGCCGGCACGTCGCACGCTCGGTGCTGGCCTGGCTCGACGGCAACGCCGGCCCGCGCGAGAGCGTACGCCTGGTCGCCGAGGCACCACTGCGGTGGGTGACGCCGACGGCGGTGCGTCCCGGCGACCCACCGCCGCCGCGCGGCCAGCTGCTGGCGTGGACCGACGAGTTCCGCGCCAGGCCCACGGTCGTCGTCCGCCAGGGCGACGCGGAGCTGACCAGCCGCCGACTCCCCCGCCCGGCTTGGCCGGGCCGGGCGGTGCGGGTGCCCGCGGCCCTGCTGCGTGCCGCAGACCCCACCGCCGGCGAGGTGCGGATCAGCCTGCGCTGA